One window of the Niallia circulans genome contains the following:
- a CDS encoding YolD-like family protein yields the protein MLVKPKKVKKPSRPSRDKFELEEIANTLIEALEDKAELRLTVWKREDPVRGKVVKMDGNTKLIHIEKFAETIKVPFIDILQVKKV from the coding sequence ATGTTAGTAAAACCTAAGAAAGTTAAAAAGCCATCAAGACCAAGCCGAGATAAATTTGAATTAGAGGAAATTGCTAATACTTTAATCGAAGCGTTAGAGGATAAGGCTGAACTTAGATTAACTGTGTGGAAGAGAGAAGATCCAGTCCGAGGGAAAGTAGTTAAAATGGATGGAAATACTAAACTCATACATATAGAGAAATTTGCCGAAACAATCAAAGTTCCATTTATAGATATTTTGCAAGTGAAGAAAGTATGA
- a CDS encoding YolD-like family protein, with protein MLKDRGTKKWVAMMLPEHVVAVKNEINNQDKIEQPELDEDKLNDIDVLIHEGMEYNQLLKYSLYNNGYIDTLIGRTVYIDYLNNQLRIQDEKDQIHYVSFRKLVDVERT; from the coding sequence ATGTTAAAAGACCGGGGTACGAAAAAATGGGTTGCTATGATGCTGCCTGAACATGTAGTTGCTGTAAAAAATGAAATTAATAATCAAGATAAAATTGAACAACCTGAACTTGACGAAGATAAGTTGAATGATATAGATGTATTGATCCACGAGGGTATGGAATATAATCAGCTACTTAAATACAGTCTATATAATAATGGATACATAGATACTTTGATTGGCCGTACTGTTTACATAGATTATTTAAACAACCAGTTACGCATTCAAGATGAGAAAGATCAAATTCATTACGTATCATTTAGAAAATTAGTTGATGTAGAAAGAACATAA
- a CDS encoding glucosaminidase domain-containing protein has translation MSFINEILPHAKKVGKESNILVSLILAQAIHESNWGKSGLAQKGKNLFGIKGTYNGQSVTMKTWEVYNGKSVYVDAKFRKYPSWYESLRDLTALYENGVSWDRNKYKKVIGEKDYKAAAKAVQAAGYATDPNYAIKLIRTIEDNNLTQYDVDGVKVEKPKKTTSSTKDNVKTYQVTKQYNGYATAADAKSKKDKKTTVPKGKYYVFNESQGMINVTTKKGVPGSWINPFETTAKTTKAKHHIVKNGENLTKIAKNHKTSVAAIQKLNPSIKNPDLIYPKQKIRIK, from the coding sequence TTGTCATTTATCAATGAAATCTTACCACATGCTAAAAAGGTGGGAAAAGAATCAAATATCTTAGTGTCTTTAATTCTTGCACAAGCTATCCATGAATCTAATTGGGGCAAAAGTGGACTAGCCCAAAAAGGTAAAAACTTATTTGGTATCAAAGGAACTTATAACGGCCAATCGGTTACCATGAAAACTTGGGAAGTATATAACGGTAAATCAGTCTATGTGGATGCCAAATTTCGAAAATATCCTTCATGGTATGAGTCTCTACGAGACCTTACTGCTCTATATGAAAATGGAGTATCTTGGGATAGAAACAAATACAAAAAAGTAATTGGTGAAAAGGATTATAAAGCGGCAGCAAAAGCAGTACAAGCTGCAGGATATGCTACTGATCCAAACTATGCAATAAAGCTTATTCGTACTATTGAGGATAATAACCTCACTCAATATGATGTGGATGGAGTAAAAGTGGAAAAGCCTAAGAAAACAACTTCTTCCACAAAGGATAATGTAAAAACTTATCAAGTAACTAAACAATATAATGGTTATGCTACTGCAGCAGATGCTAAGTCTAAGAAGGATAAAAAGACTACTGTACCAAAAGGCAAATATTATGTTTTTAATGAATCCCAAGGCATGATTAATGTCACGACTAAAAAAGGGGTGCCAGGTAGCTGGATTAATCCTTTTGAAACAACTGCCAAAACAACTAAGGCTAAACATCACATTGTTAAAAATGGAGAAAATCTCACAAAGATTGCTAAGAATCATAAAACATCAGTTGCAGCAATACAAAAATTAAATCCTAGTATTAAAAACCCTGATTTAATCTATCCAAAACAAAAAATTCGCATAAAGTAA
- a CDS encoding phage holin, with protein MDKGTLIRTIVLGIAFINQFLVSFGLYEIPGTEEQQTAFISAVFTAIAGTIAWFKNNYVTAKGKKQKDLLVGHNLAKNQSKTK; from the coding sequence ATGGACAAAGGTACATTAATCAGAACAATCGTATTAGGAATAGCGTTTATTAATCAATTTTTAGTTAGTTTTGGTCTTTATGAAATACCAGGAACAGAAGAGCAGCAAACAGCGTTTATATCAGCTGTATTTACAGCAATCGCAGGAACAATTGCCTGGTTTAAAAACAATTACGTGACTGCAAAGGGTAAAAAGCAAAAGGATTTATTAGTTGGTCATAACCTAGCTAAAAATCAATCAAAAACAAAGTAA
- a CDS encoding phage tail protein produces MVQSISGQLRRLANYSVTRQSNIEMDKVLKVIVVKDDSNINSYPLVDNFNYLIYEGTYFVITNCKEKMIGDTVKKELVGILKASWDLEGHRIYETITGTYTIESMLTFGLKNSGYDFIVDKTGITKSLEVENFGDDSSFGLLKYILNRFECECEIIDKTVYVAKQIGRVLNKQIRHQYNVKDAVKEMDTSNFFTHIEGFGAIDEKTGKYIARTSYTSPLATELGIYRVAPPVRDETYRHNDSLYARLVRELNDKLNVSIQLTATELAEMNLQDIRKGDWILVILEPLGIDVRIRVIEIEDYSNEDLDPVFTFGTARKSGKKIISSLNNSSQLITSVIDERGRIKTQAIDQDNLVINLEKAKGQVREDQVVIGPETKFAEGYDPSHPNIPLANALQNGLMSANDFMKVASIIVDDSGNVQVKIPLASSANNGLFSSSDFTKLNRIQLPADGQVIDLSFIIQRINELEETNEGLKEQIDNLEQRVELLEQGGGDNA; encoded by the coding sequence ATGGTACAAAGTATATCTGGTCAATTGAGAAGGCTAGCAAATTATTCTGTAACTAGACAGTCAAATATCGAAATGGATAAAGTCCTAAAAGTAATAGTTGTAAAAGATGATTCGAATATAAATTCCTATCCTTTAGTCGATAACTTCAACTACTTGATTTACGAAGGAACATACTTTGTAATTACTAATTGTAAAGAAAAGATGATTGGAGATACTGTTAAAAAAGAACTGGTTGGGATTTTAAAAGCATCATGGGATTTAGAAGGACATCGAATTTACGAAACAATAACCGGAACTTATACAATTGAATCAATGCTTACATTCGGTCTGAAAAATAGTGGCTATGATTTTATTGTGGATAAAACAGGCATAACAAAATCGTTAGAAGTGGAGAATTTTGGAGACGATAGTTCATTCGGATTACTAAAATATATTTTAAATCGCTTTGAGTGTGAATGTGAAATTATTGATAAGACAGTATACGTAGCCAAACAAATTGGTCGTGTTTTAAATAAGCAGATAAGGCACCAATACAATGTTAAAGATGCAGTGAAGGAAATGGATACATCTAACTTTTTTACTCACATAGAGGGTTTTGGAGCGATTGATGAGAAAACAGGAAAGTACATCGCACGAACTAGTTATACTAGTCCCTTAGCAACTGAATTGGGGATTTATAGAGTAGCTCCACCAGTTCGGGACGAAACTTATCGTCATAATGATTCTCTTTATGCTAGGTTGGTAAGAGAACTAAACGATAAGTTAAATGTATCAATCCAACTTACAGCTACTGAACTAGCAGAAATGAATCTTCAAGACATAAGGAAAGGTGATTGGATATTGGTTATCCTAGAGCCTTTAGGTATTGATGTGCGTATTAGAGTAATAGAAATAGAGGATTATTCTAATGAGGATTTAGATCCTGTATTTACTTTTGGAACCGCCCGAAAAAGTGGTAAAAAAATAATATCCAGTTTAAATAATTCTAGTCAATTGATTACTAGCGTTATAGATGAGCGTGGAAGAATAAAAACCCAAGCAATAGATCAAGACAACCTTGTTATTAATCTTGAAAAAGCTAAAGGACAAGTAAGAGAAGATCAAGTGGTAATTGGACCTGAAACAAAATTTGCAGAAGGTTATGATCCAAGTCATCCTAATATACCACTTGCAAATGCGTTGCAAAATGGTTTGATGAGTGCTAACGATTTTATGAAAGTAGCTAGTATTATTGTGGATGATAGCGGCAATGTTCAAGTGAAAATCCCTTTAGCTTCTTCCGCAAATAACGGTTTATTTAGTTCTTCTGATTTTACGAAATTAAATCGAATACAGTTACCAGCAGACGGACAAGTTATTGACTTGTCTTTTATTATACAAAGAATCAATGAGTTAGAAGAAACAAACGAAGGGTTGAAGGAGCAAATTGACAACCTTGAACAGCGAGTAGAACTATTAGAGCAAGGAGGCGGTGATAATGCCTAG
- a CDS encoding phage tail domain-containing protein produces the protein MDYLIIEKNGEYIDSRTIEGLNLLRFRKQSIVGSPILSDVDGRRGQVSRGKKFGVRPIATEWWLESRDLIDLDFLVDEMMRLFHSEKEIGIIHSRQPGRRWYVNADSDFEPNYINSYTATIELTLAATYPYAKSLGTSLSPKTFDSDLWQIGQGLISEETPYEFSSSRFRVFNPSDITITPSEHPIIIAVTGSTNNFSLTNLTTGENITYYGSSSRSDKLIFNRYDHYKNNENVMSKTNHGAITLKPGWNDFVATGKGSGTISFDFPFYYV, from the coding sequence ATGGATTATCTAATTATAGAAAAAAATGGAGAATATATAGATTCTCGAACAATAGAGGGCTTGAATCTTTTAAGATTCCGTAAACAATCCATTGTTGGCTCTCCCATTTTATCTGATGTAGATGGTAGAAGGGGTCAGGTATCAAGAGGTAAAAAATTTGGTGTTAGACCAATCGCTACAGAATGGTGGTTAGAATCAAGGGATTTAATTGATTTAGATTTTCTTGTGGATGAAATGATGAGACTTTTCCACTCCGAAAAAGAGATAGGTATTATTCATTCCAGGCAACCAGGTAGAAGGTGGTATGTTAATGCTGATTCTGATTTTGAGCCTAATTACATTAATTCTTATACAGCAACAATAGAATTAACTTTGGCAGCCACATACCCATATGCAAAGAGTCTTGGAACTAGTTTAAGTCCTAAAACCTTTGATTCTGACTTATGGCAAATTGGACAGGGATTGATATCTGAAGAAACTCCTTATGAATTTTCTTCTAGTCGTTTTAGGGTTTTTAATCCATCAGATATTACTATTACTCCATCTGAACATCCAATTATTATAGCTGTTACTGGTTCTACTAATAATTTTTCATTGACGAATCTTACGACTGGGGAGAATATAACATATTATGGTTCCAGTTCAAGAAGTGATAAATTGATTTTTAATCGTTATGATCACTATAAAAATAATGAAAACGTTATGTCGAAAACAAACCATGGGGCAATAACATTAAAACCAGGATGGAATGATTTTGTGGCAACTGGGAAAGGGAGCGGGACTATTAGTTTCGACTTCCCTTTTTATTATGTGTAG
- a CDS encoding phage tail tape measure protein encodes MEVGALRTRISLDSAQFQQGMAGINRQLKALQHEQKAVTSSGTGFARGVNELRAKSDVLNRTLRVQQAQVQELARRYEASKRATGENSRETQNAQIAYQRAVADMRRTESALQGVTAEIERQSNPWNTLSRNMSNTGERLKQAGKGMSDFGQAYSTRVTAPIVASGVAMFKAASDYESAFAGVRKTVDATEKEFSQLSSGIRNMAKEIPVAATEIAAIAESAGQLGIQTENIMGFTRVMADLSVATNMTSEQAATDLARLANITQMPQKEFDRLGSSIVALGNNFATTESEIVSMALRLAGQGAQIGLTEAQINALATAMSSVGIEAEAGGTAMSTVLKKMQTAVMDNGKMLGEFAKAAGVSAKDFADQWNKEPIEALDTFIKGLGKSSKEGENLAEILGYLGIKGIREQDTLLRLSGASDVLTNAVKISSDAWKENNALTKESETRYGTTESQLVILWNRIKDVAITTGNALVPAVMDAIDAAEPFIKQIESGAKKFSELDKEQQRTILKMIGLVAAVGPATFALGQLTIGIGGVLKIGGSLVNLFGRSGGTGLLGKIGMLAPMATSPVGLAIAGAGALALGIYAVSEASKESTQKTLESIESRKKEIDSTDKLISQYEKLQKKNQLSTDEVLRYMDIVDELKNTKGEDTIKALTDEQAKLLEKSGLTNEEMEEFLGLNDKIIEKSPSAAKAISEQGNAYANTLDELKKLNNMERQLLMEDTYKAVRNEMDKQESNLKRQVNLQNEIAEKEKYRTEVQKEILSNGKRNREIDLELVDLRGKLVNANIEERQEIENKISILENEKSQIGTQNNLHQDTIDRIETQIEKKKKSLEETNKELKAFDELLADYAQQVLYEQGIVSEKGKANEAIVKQQNEINKARAELEKFGEKNGRQTHEYKEQNEKLNEQQRKLDVAKQKLAEMNEVAGKTVYKDIETKVNPTISSINKALASGVQKTVNIKTNLDGNYRRLNDPTAKAFNITTVGGHHLKYATGTDHHPGGPFIAGEEGFELGRMGNRWEWLEFGQYNKPAGYQVFTHGESKKIIQALNNMPGYASGASPSGQAMQIVNQLDRHEQRPSTQSNSTNSNRPIYLTIEMDGETVARKVYPSIDRMQADDIDIEKFSFKGGA; translated from the coding sequence ATGGAAGTAGGAGCATTAAGAACAAGAATATCACTTGATTCCGCACAGTTTCAGCAAGGGATGGCTGGTATTAATCGGCAGCTGAAAGCTTTACAACACGAACAGAAAGCCGTCACCTCATCTGGTACTGGCTTCGCTCGGGGAGTAAATGAATTAAGGGCTAAGTCTGATGTGTTAAATCGTACTTTAAGAGTCCAGCAGGCACAAGTACAAGAATTAGCAAGAAGGTACGAAGCTAGCAAAAGGGCAACGGGTGAAAATTCTAGAGAAACCCAAAACGCTCAAATTGCATATCAACGAGCAGTTGCGGATATGCGTAGAACAGAATCTGCATTACAAGGTGTTACAGCTGAAATAGAGCGCCAATCAAATCCTTGGAATACATTGAGTCGTAACATGAGCAATACTGGAGAACGTCTCAAACAAGCAGGAAAAGGGATGAGTGATTTTGGTCAAGCGTACAGCACAAGAGTAACCGCACCTATTGTTGCTAGCGGCGTGGCAATGTTTAAGGCAGCATCTGATTATGAATCCGCATTTGCAGGTGTTAGGAAAACAGTTGATGCTACTGAGAAAGAATTCTCTCAACTTTCGAGTGGAATTAGAAATATGGCAAAAGAAATCCCTGTTGCAGCAACTGAGATTGCGGCAATTGCTGAGTCAGCGGGACAACTTGGTATTCAAACAGAAAACATCATGGGCTTTACTCGTGTTATGGCTGATTTAAGTGTAGCTACAAATATGACTAGCGAACAGGCTGCTACTGATTTGGCTCGTCTTGCAAATATTACTCAAATGCCACAAAAGGAATTCGATCGTTTAGGATCTTCTATTGTTGCGCTGGGTAATAACTTTGCCACAACTGAATCAGAAATTGTCTCCATGGCTCTTAGATTGGCTGGTCAAGGTGCACAAATTGGTTTGACAGAGGCACAAATTAATGCCCTTGCAACTGCGATGTCATCTGTTGGGATTGAAGCAGAAGCTGGTGGTACTGCGATGTCTACCGTTTTAAAGAAAATGCAAACAGCTGTAATGGACAACGGAAAAATGCTAGGAGAGTTCGCCAAGGCAGCTGGTGTATCTGCAAAAGACTTTGCTGACCAATGGAATAAAGAGCCTATTGAGGCATTAGATACTTTTATTAAGGGGTTAGGAAAATCATCAAAAGAGGGAGAGAACTTAGCTGAAATTTTAGGGTATTTAGGTATAAAGGGCATACGTGAACAAGATACGTTGTTACGTTTATCAGGAGCATCTGATGTCCTTACAAATGCTGTGAAAATATCTAGTGACGCTTGGAAAGAAAATAACGCGTTGACTAAAGAATCTGAAACTAGATACGGAACAACGGAAAGCCAATTAGTCATTCTGTGGAATCGTATTAAAGACGTTGCAATTACTACTGGAAATGCTTTAGTTCCTGCTGTAATGGATGCTATCGATGCAGCTGAGCCATTTATAAAACAAATAGAATCAGGAGCCAAGAAATTTAGTGAATTAGACAAAGAGCAACAACGGACAATTTTGAAAATGATTGGATTAGTTGCAGCTGTGGGTCCAGCTACTTTTGCTCTAGGTCAGTTAACTATTGGCATTGGTGGCGTTTTAAAAATAGGCGGCTCTTTAGTTAATCTATTTGGAAGAAGTGGAGGAACGGGGCTCTTAGGAAAAATCGGAATGTTAGCCCCAATGGCTACATCTCCAGTAGGGTTAGCGATAGCGGGGGCTGGCGCTTTAGCATTGGGTATATACGCTGTCTCAGAAGCTAGTAAAGAAAGCACTCAAAAAACTCTTGAATCTATTGAATCACGCAAAAAAGAAATTGATTCTACAGATAAGCTTATTTCGCAGTATGAAAAGTTACAGAAGAAGAATCAATTGTCGACTGATGAAGTCTTACGTTACATGGATATTGTGGATGAGCTTAAAAATACCAAAGGTGAAGATACAATCAAAGCATTAACTGATGAACAAGCAAAACTTCTTGAAAAATCAGGTCTCACCAATGAAGAGATGGAAGAATTTTTAGGATTAAACGATAAAATTATTGAAAAATCTCCTTCTGCAGCTAAGGCAATATCTGAACAAGGTAATGCTTATGCAAATACCTTAGATGAACTCAAAAAGTTAAATAATATGGAACGTCAACTTTTGATGGAAGATACTTATAAAGCAGTAAGAAATGAGATGGATAAGCAAGAAAGTAATCTTAAAAGGCAAGTAAATCTTCAAAACGAAATAGCTGAAAAAGAAAAATACCGAACCGAAGTTCAAAAAGAAATTCTTTCAAATGGAAAGAGAAATCGCGAAATTGACTTAGAGTTAGTTGACTTACGTGGTAAGCTAGTCAACGCCAATATTGAAGAACGCCAAGAGATTGAAAATAAAATCAGTATTTTAGAAAATGAAAAAAGTCAAATTGGTACACAAAATAATTTACACCAAGATACTATTGATCGCATCGAAACTCAAATTGAAAAGAAGAAAAAATCTCTTGAAGAAACCAATAAAGAACTGAAAGCATTTGATGAGTTACTTGCGGATTACGCTCAACAAGTATTATATGAACAAGGGATTGTGTCGGAAAAAGGGAAAGCGAATGAAGCGATCGTAAAACAACAAAATGAAATTAATAAAGCCAGAGCAGAATTAGAAAAATTCGGAGAGAAAAACGGTCGTCAAACTCATGAATATAAAGAACAAAATGAAAAGCTAAATGAACAACAAAGAAAACTTGATGTTGCCAAACAAAAGCTTGCTGAAATGAATGAGGTTGCTGGTAAGACTGTTTATAAAGATATTGAAACAAAAGTAAACCCAACTATTAGTTCTATTAATAAAGCTCTCGCTTCCGGAGTGCAAAAAACTGTTAATATAAAAACTAATCTTGATGGGAATTACAGGCGTTTAAATGATCCAACTGCCAAAGCGTTTAATATTACAACTGTTGGAGGGCATCATCTTAAATACGCAACAGGAACTGACCATCACCCAGGGGGACCATTTATTGCAGGTGAAGAAGGATTTGAACTTGGGCGTATGGGTAACCGTTGGGAATGGTTAGAGTTCGGGCAATATAATAAGCCTGCCGGTTATCAAGTATTTACTCATGGAGAATCAAAAAAGATAATACAAGCTTTAAATAATATGCCGGGATACGCAAGCGGAGCAAGTCCTAGTGGTCAAGCTATGCAGATTGTAAATCAATTAGATCGACATGAGCAGCGGCCGTCCACACAATCTAATAGCACAAATTCCAATAGGCCCATTTATTTAACAATAGAAATGGATGGGGAGACTGTAGCCCGAAAAGTTTATCCATCTATCGACAGAATGCAAGCTGATGATATAGATATAGAAAAATTTAGTTTTAAAGGAGGTGCTTAA
- the gpG gene encoding phage tail assembly chaperone G, with translation MKIVFKNVEQVDGEIKVNEKVFTIPHANAKHYRQLLKFDETIDYSNMGVEEHDELVGFVCDVFQNQFTIDEFYEGIPAHETVGTLINVFAFVRTGKTPEQLMADQEEEKEKNA, from the coding sequence ATGAAAATTGTATTTAAAAATGTAGAACAAGTTGATGGTGAAATAAAAGTTAATGAAAAAGTTTTTACTATTCCTCATGCTAACGCTAAGCATTATCGCCAATTATTAAAGTTTGATGAAACTATCGATTACTCCAACATGGGTGTGGAGGAACATGATGAATTGGTTGGTTTTGTTTGTGACGTATTCCAAAATCAATTTACAATTGATGAGTTTTACGAAGGTATTCCTGCTCATGAAACGGTCGGAACCTTAATTAATGTGTTTGCATTTGTTCGAACTGGAAAAACTCCTGAACAATTAATGGCAGACCAAGAGGAAGAAAAGGAAAAAAACGCCTAA
- a CDS encoding major tail protein produces MATIGLKDIYFAPIKEDSEEGTTYDTPFRVGKAITANVQPQFNTADLRADDGVAETAEARGVTTVALNTDDLVAIVQSKLLGKKINSDGVLMDSEDDRPPYGALMFRSEKANGAYRYTVLYKGKFTPPETNYETKQETPTFQTPTINGRFLRRASDNQIGGQVDEDDPAIDPTIIDNWFKSVYEETPEG; encoded by the coding sequence ATGGCAACAATCGGTTTAAAAGATATATACTTTGCGCCAATTAAAGAGGATTCAGAAGAAGGGACAACATACGATACTCCATTTAGAGTAGGTAAAGCAATTACAGCTAACGTGCAGCCACAGTTTAATACAGCTGATTTAAGAGCGGATGATGGAGTAGCAGAAACAGCGGAAGCTAGAGGGGTTACAACCGTTGCGTTAAATACAGATGACTTAGTAGCTATAGTTCAATCAAAATTGCTAGGTAAAAAGATTAATAGTGATGGAGTTTTAATGGACAGTGAGGATGATCGTCCTCCATATGGTGCATTGATGTTTAGGTCAGAAAAGGCAAATGGAGCCTATCGATACACAGTTCTTTATAAAGGGAAATTTACTCCACCAGAAACAAATTATGAAACGAAACAAGAAACCCCAACTTTCCAAACACCTACCATCAATGGCCGTTTCTTAAGACGAGCATCTGATAATCAAATTGGTGGACAAGTTGATGAAGATGATCCAGCGATTGATCCAACTATTATTGATAATTGGTTTAAATCTGTGTATGAAGAAACACCGGAGGGTTAA
- a CDS encoding HK97-gp10 family putative phage morphogenesis protein yields the protein MKFEMHGLLELMVQLERTSTGIEEGKKEALEAGGKVMQQEAKKTVRKRTGNLKNHIELSEVEDDNIFVYVDNQGKAYYGFMHEFGTSKMPAKPFMAPSLNKSKMKINQAMAEKLRNRLRGT from the coding sequence ATGAAATTTGAAATGCATGGCTTACTGGAATTGATGGTCCAATTAGAAAGAACTAGCACAGGGATAGAGGAAGGTAAGAAAGAAGCGCTAGAAGCAGGCGGCAAAGTCATGCAACAAGAAGCGAAAAAAACCGTGAGAAAGCGTACCGGAAACCTAAAGAACCATATTGAATTGTCAGAAGTAGAAGACGATAACATTTTTGTTTATGTGGACAATCAAGGAAAAGCATATTATGGATTCATGCATGAATTCGGTACTTCTAAAATGCCTGCAAAGCCTTTTATGGCACCGTCTTTAAATAAAAGTAAGATGAAAATTAACCAAGCAATGGCAGAAAAATTGCGTAATCGTTTGAGGGGAACATGA
- a CDS encoding phage head closure protein — MNPGDLDQKLIFEIPIGGKDADGFPILEPSTYTTAWGALKTLKGSSFFSSARENLQNNRVFTIRYQKRLMEDLRPSGLKVLWRGISHDIESIDNDDGKNVSMTVILRAVS, encoded by the coding sequence ATGAATCCAGGAGACTTAGATCAAAAGTTAATATTCGAAATTCCTATCGGTGGAAAAGATGCTGATGGTTTTCCTATTCTCGAACCATCCACATATACAACAGCTTGGGGGGCTCTCAAAACATTAAAAGGGAGCTCTTTTTTTAGTTCTGCTAGAGAAAACTTGCAAAACAATCGAGTGTTTACAATACGTTATCAAAAAAGGTTGATGGAAGATCTGCGTCCTAGTGGCTTGAAAGTCCTGTGGAGAGGCATTTCTCACGATATTGAGTCAATTGATAATGACGATGGTAAAAACGTCTCTATGACTGTTATATTGAGGGCGGTTAGCTGA
- a CDS encoding head-tail connector protein has protein sequence MEIAELKRYLRMDYPMEPEEEQDLLDFYDRAKIYIRNQVGEIDITNEEMKKQYDQACAMLVQHWNDNRESFRIGNASYEIPYSLDSIVRQLKYCYGGGIE, from the coding sequence GTGGAAATTGCTGAATTAAAAAGGTATCTACGAATGGATTATCCTATGGAGCCAGAAGAAGAACAGGATCTATTAGACTTTTATGATCGAGCAAAAATTTATATTAGAAACCAAGTTGGAGAGATTGATATAACTAACGAAGAAATGAAAAAACAATATGATCAAGCTTGCGCTATGTTAGTACAGCATTGGAATGATAACCGCGAATCCTTTCGTATTGGGAATGCTTCATATGAAATTCCATATTCATTGGATAGTATTGTCCGTCAATTGAAATATTGTTATGGCGGTGGTATTGAATGA
- a CDS encoding phage major capsid protein gives MTKREQELRQSVSDLKDEAKALMEDGKHEEAQAKLKEAKAAKTDLDNFLALQVDFENLSVPEPQNKAAKLPKQTKEEKPEYKALFFKALRGQSLSSDELNVMDQYKARITAGNGEDGGYIIPEDIQTRINTLRQSSDDLRQYVQVVPVSTNKGARTLERRADHTPFAPLSEYGDPNAMQEIASPKFDRLTYAIEDYAGFLPVPNTVLEDSDQALEEYLIQWIGKKSKATDNYLILQQIETLTKKDLVDYKGIKTTLNVTLDPSFAIEATIYTNQDGFNYLDQLEDGNGRPLLQPDPQSPTTKLLFGRKVVVLSNKTIATDEGKAPFIIGLLSEAIVLWDRKQMSLDMTKEGGQAWRTNTTEFRAIQREDVTKWDPEAVVYGQIDISTTPDVIPEG, from the coding sequence ATGACTAAACGAGAGCAAGAGTTACGTCAATCTGTTTCCGATTTAAAAGATGAAGCAAAAGCATTGATGGAAGATGGAAAGCACGAAGAAGCTCAGGCTAAATTGAAAGAAGCGAAAGCTGCTAAAACAGATCTTGACAATTTTCTTGCTTTACAAGTGGATTTTGAAAATTTAAGTGTTCCTGAGCCACAAAATAAAGCTGCTAAACTTCCTAAACAAACAAAAGAAGAAAAACCAGAATATAAAGCACTTTTCTTCAAAGCTTTGCGTGGTCAATCTTTATCTAGTGATGAATTGAATGTGATGGACCAATACAAGGCAAGAATTACTGCTGGAAATGGTGAAGATGGCGGCTATATTATTCCGGAGGATATCCAAACTCGAATTAATACGTTGCGACAATCATCTGATGATTTAAGACAATATGTTCAAGTAGTTCCTGTTTCTACTAACAAAGGGGCTCGCACATTAGAACGTCGTGCAGATCACACTCCTTTTGCTCCATTATCTGAATATGGTGATCCAAATGCTATGCAAGAAATTGCATCTCCTAAGTTCGATCGATTAACATACGCAATTGAGGATTACGCTGGATTCTTGCCAGTACCTAATACAGTGCTTGAAGATAGTGACCAAGCGCTTGAAGAATACCTAATTCAATGGATTGGTAAAAAGTCAAAAGCAACTGACAACTATCTGATTCTGCAACAAATTGAAACATTAACTAAAAAAGATTTAGTTGACTATAAAGGAATTAAAACAACTCTAAATGTCACATTAGATCCATCGTTTGCGATTGAAGCAACTATTTATACAAACCAAGATGGTTTTAATTATCTTGACCAATTAGAAGATGGAAATGGTCGTCCATTGTTGCAACCAGATCCACAAAGCCCAACAACTAAACTTCTATTTGGTAGAAAAGTAGTAGTGTTATCTAATAAAACTATCGCAACCGATGAAGGAAAAGCACCATTTATTATTGGTCTATTAAGCGAAGCTATTGTCCTTTGGGACCGCAAGCAAATGTCATTAGATATGACTAAAGAAGGTGGTCAAGCATGGAGAACAAATACAACTGAATTCCGCGCAATCCAACGTGAAGATGTAACAAAATGGGACCCGGAAGCTGTAGTTTATGGTCAAATTGACATTTCTACTACTCCTGATGTTATTCCAGAAGGGTAA